The sequence below is a genomic window from Salinisphaera sp. T31B1.
ATGGCCTGGGCGGCATTGGCGAACTTGCCGGACATGGGTAGCGCCAGGGCCACGGTATCGCTGGTCGGTCGCGGGGCAGCGCCCATCGACGGCGCGCCAGGCTCGCGCGACACCGGCGTGGTGGACGGCGAGTAGTTGAAGCGATCGGCCAGCAGCGTGCGGGTTGCCGGATGGCCGGCGTACTGTTGTTCCCACTGCGCGAGTGCCTGATCGCGGGCGTCCCGACTGGCCCACTGACGCTGACCGATATCGGCCAGGGCGAGCCAGCCGCGGGTGGTGTCGTCGGCGTCGCGAGCCGCCATGCTCTGCGGGCCCTGACCGAAGGCGATGGCGTCGAGTGCGCGGTCGTAGATGCGCTCATCGTTAGCGCGCAGCATCGTGTCGTCGACCAACCAGACGCCGCGCTGCACCAGATCGCCGATACCGGCGATCAGATCGTTCTGGGCGAAATGCAGCTGCGCGCGCTTTTCCCAGACGCGCTCGGCTATCACGCCGGGCACGCCACTGGTCGGCGGCGGCAGTTTGGCCAGTGCCTGATCGGGACGAAGGTCGGCGACTTCGACCTCGCGCTGGGCGAGGCTGTAACGACGCCGGTCGAGTTCGCTGAGGGTCGAGGGCTCGATGCTGGCCAGAATCTGGCGCGCCATCGAGACGTTGCCGGCCTGTGCCGCAGCCAGGCCGGCCTCCAGGCGCAGTGCGCGTGCACGATCCGGGTCGGACGTACGGGTGGATGCCTGCATGTAGAGCGTGGCGGCACGCTCGTAGTCGCCCTGGGCTTCGGCCTGGCGTGGGTCATTGGTGGCCGTTGGTTGCGAGGTATCGGACGGGCGCTGCATCTGGCCGGCGCAACCGGCCAGAACGAAGGCGACGAGCAGCAGGCTCAGCGCGCGGAAAGCGGGCGAAATCGAAGACGTCATCGGCAAGGGCTCCCAATATGAGCGCGCCAGTTCCCCCGGGCGCGCCAAGCTTGTACTGCATATTAGCAGCGCAGCGCCGACAGGGCGTTGTCGAAGACGCATCTCGATCGTCGCCCGGCGTCGATCGGGCTCGGCTACACTGGGCGGCCGTCTGTCAGCGACCGTTTATCTGTGAGTGTTTTCACCGCCGCCCGCCCGAGCGCCACGCTCTGGATTGTGGCCACGCCGATCGGCAATCTCGAAGATATCGCGCCCCGAGCGGTGCGTGTGCTCCGGCAGGCGGCCGTCATCGCGGCCGAGGACACTCGCCACAGCGCACGCCTGACTCGCCCTCTGGGTATCGACACGCCGATGCTGTCCCTGCACGAACACAATGAACAGGCGCGCACCGAGCAGCTGCTTGCGCGCCTGGCCGACGGGGACGACGTCGCGCTGATCAGCGATGCAGGCACACCGCTGATCAGCGACCCGGGCTTCGTGTTGGTGCGCGCGGTGCGTCGTGCGGGTTTTCCCATTCAGAGCGTGCCCGGGCCCTGTGCGGCCATCGCTGCGCTATCGATCGCCGGGTTGCCCAGCGACCGGTTTGTGTTCGAGGGTTTTCTGCCGGCCAAGGCAACACCGCGGGCGGCCCGTCTGGCGGAGCTGGCTGCGGAGACGCGCACGTTGGTGTTCTACGAGTCCAGCCATCGTATCGGCAAGTGTGTGGCGGATATGGCGCGCGTATTCGGTGCCGAGCGACAGATCACGCTATGCCGGGAGCTCACCAAGCTGCATGAACAGAGCGTGAGTCTCAGCGCCGAGGCGATTGGCGAGTGGCTGCTCGCCGACGATAACCATCGCCGTGGCGAGTTCGTTTTGGTCGTGGCCGGCGCGCCGGTACGTCAGGAGACGACGCCGAGCCTGGATGTCGACGCGCTGCTGGCCGAACTGCTGGCGATCACCGGTACGCGGCCGGCGGCCAAGATCGTCGCCCGCCTCACCGGCATGCCACGCAACGAAGCTTATGCGCGCGCGCTCGAAATGGCATCGCATTAGGCCGGCGGCCACCGGTCGCGAGTGGTAGACTCCCGCGCTCGGAGTCGGCCACGCAGCCGCGGCGCCCGCTTGCGGGCGCGGAGGAAAGTCCGGGCTCCACAGGGCAGGATGCCAGGTAACCCCTGGGAGGCGTGAGCCTACGGAAAGTGCAACAGAGAGTAGACCGCCTACGGCCTGTTCGCAGGCCCGGCAAGGGTGAAACGGTGCGGTAAGAGCGCACCGCGCGACCGGCAACGGTTCGCGGCACGGTAAACCCCATCCGGAGCAAGACCAAATAGGAGGACGACGTGCGGCCCGCACAGTCCTCGGGTAGGTCGCATGAGGCACGCGGCGACGCGTGTCCCAGATGAATGGCTGCGCACGACAGAACCCGGCTTATCGGCCGACTCCGAATCTTCTACGGGCCCGCCGCCATGCTCCCATGGGCGGGCGCCCCACCGGCGCGATATGCGCGCCACTTTGCCCCACCGATTTGCTTCAGCCTGCCGTGGCGCTTTGCCGCGCAAGGCCTGGACGCGGCTCGGTCGCTCAGAATCTCGTCGAGCTGCGGCGGTTAAAACACTGGAATACAAAACAAAAGTCCAGACCCTCAAACCAGTCCGGAACGCTTCTAAAACACGCCAGAAATCACTGTTTCGCTGGCGTTTTTTGTATCGGCTCTCGTGCTTGACACCCCGAAGGCGGGCTGCCTATAGTGGCGCCACGGGGAAAGAAGTGGGGCAAAGTGGTTTAACAGCGACGAGAGGCCGCTGCGTTGTTCAAGGGGTCACATCCGGTCACCATCGATGCCAAGGGTCGTATCGCGATCCCGGCGTCGTATCGTCAGTCGTTGATCGACGACTGTGCGGGCCGGCTCGTCATTACACGGCACTGGGACGGCTGTCTGTTGATCTATCCCGCTACCGAATTTCAGAGCTTCGAGTCCCAGCTGCTGGCCAAGGGCAGTCTCAACCCCAAGGTGCGTGATATTCAGCGCTTTTTCATCGGCAACGCGCGCGATGTCGATATGGATCGACAGGGCCGCATGCTGCTGCCGTCGAATCTGCGGGCAGCCGCCCACCTCGAATCCAAGGCCGTGCTGTCCGGCATCGGCAACCTCTTCGAACTCTGGGATGAAAGCCAGTTCAACGATCGGGCCGCCGATACCGCCGCCGCGCTCGCAGACGATGCGGCCAACGGCGACCTGCCCGACGTGCTCATGGACATCAGTCTGTGATGCCCGCTTCGACCGCCGTTCGCCTATAACGCCATGAGGGAAGCCGTTCACATGCCGCAGGCCGAACATCAACCGGTACTGCTCGACGCCGCGTTGGCCGCGCTTGCGCCCCGCCCGGATGGTCTGTACGTGGACGCCACGTTCGGACGCGGGGGGCATACGCGGGCGTTGCTCGGGGCGGTGGGGGCCCGGGCCCGCGTGATTGCCTTCGATCAGGATCCGGACGCCGCGGCGCATGGCGAGGCGCTGGCCGCCGCCGATTCACGGTTCACCTTCGTGCGCGCTTCGTTCGCCGAGCTCGGCGAACGTCTCGGGGCGCTGGGCCTGGCCGGTCATGTTGACGGTCTGCTGTTCGACCTGGGCGTGTCCTCGCCGCAGTTCGACGTGGCCGGCCGCGGCTTTTCTTTCCGGCATGCCGGTCCGCTGGACATGCGCATGAATCCCGATGCCGGCGAGCCGCTCGCGAACTGGCTAAACCGGGCCAGCCACGGCGAGATCGCCTCGGTGATTAAGCGCTACGGCGAGGAGCCGTTTGCCGGGCGTATCGCCGGGGCGATCGTGGATGCGCGCGACACCGCGCCGATCACCGATACCGTGACCCTCGCCGAACTGGTTCGTGGCGCGATTCCGGCCCGGGTGGCTGCCGGCAAACGGGTACATCCGGCCACGCGCACCTTCCAGGCGCTGCGTATGCATATCAATGACGAGCTGGGCGCGCTTGACGCGGCGCTCGAGGCCAGCCTGGACGCACTTGCGCCGGGCGGCCGGCTGGCGGTGATCAGCTTTCACTCGCTCGAGGATCGACGCGTCAAGCGGTTCATGCGTCATCAGGCGCGGCCGCCGGCGCCGCCGGTACCCATGGCCGCCGCGCCCGCGCCAGCGTTGACGCTCGTCGGGCGGGCGCTGCGCGCCGACGCCGCCGAGACCCGGACCAATCCGCGTGCGCGTAGTGCGATCATGCGCGTGGCCGAACGTACATCCGCCGAGCGGGTGGGCTCGTGACCCGTCAGGTCGTCGTCATGCTGGGGCTGCTCATGGCGATCCTGGTGAGCGCCGTGGCGGTGGTGCAGGCCAAGCACAAGACGCGTGAACTTGCACATCAGCTGCAGGTCGAGCGCGTAGAGCGCGACAAGCTGGCCACCGAATGGGCCCAGCTTCAGCTCGAAGAAAGCGCGTGGGCCAACCCCGATCGGGTCGCGCAGGTCGCACGCCGCAAGTACGACATGATCCAGCCCAAGAGCTACGTGGTGCTGGAATCCGACAGCGCGGAGCCTGCCCGATGAGCCGGCGCGAGACCAAGCCACGTATCGCCCCGCCGGCGCGCTGGCGCGGGCATGCCGTACTGCTGGTATTCGCGGTGTTCGCCGTCGTGCTGGCCGGTCGTGCCTTCGATCTCCAGGTGCTCGATCAGGCGTTTCTGACGCATGAGGGCGACAAACGCCATCTGCGTACGGTTTCGGTGCCCGCCGGCCGCGGCGCGATCAAGGATCGTAACGGCGAGCCGCTGGCGCTTTCGGCTCCCACCGAATCGGTCTGGGCCGTGCCCGGGGCGGTACTGGAAGCGCCGGGCAAGCTCGCGCCGCTGGCCGCGTCTCTGAACATGTCGACGGCAGACCTGCGCGCACGTCTGCAGGAATACAAGAGCCGCCAGTTCCTGTACCTGCGTCGCCAGCTGTCGCCGGCCGACGCCCGGCGGGTGACGGCGGTGGATGCGCCCGGCATTTTCCTGCAGCGGGAATACAAGCGCTATTACCCGGCCGGGGAGGCTGCCGCTCAGATCGTCGGTCTGACCAATATCGACGGGCGCGGCCAGGAAGGGCTCGAGCTGGACCGCGACGCCTATCTGCACGGCGAGCCGGGCAGCCGCCGGGTGGTCAAGGATCGTGTCGGGCGCGTGGTCGAGGATCTGGCGGAATTCACGCCGCCGCAGGCCGGGCACGACCTCAAGCTGACCATCGACTCGCGTATGCAGTACCTGGCCTACCGGCATATCAAGTCGGCGGTCATCAAGAACGACGCCAAAGGCGGTCTGGTGGTCATGCTCGACCCCAAGACCGGCGAACTAAGGGCGGTTGCCTCCTACCCGAGCTTCAACCCCAACGATCGCGATTCGATCGATCCGGCGGGTGTGCGCGCCCGGGCGGCCACCGATGTCATGGAGCCGGGCTCCACGGTCAAGCCGATCCTGCTCTCGCAGGCCCTAGACAGCGGTCTGTACAACACCCACGACGTGATTCATACCAAGGGCTGGTTCATGGTCGGGCGCCTGACCGTGCGCGATTTCCGCAACTACGGCGACGTAGACTTTGCCAAGATCCTGCAGAAGTCAAGCAACGTGGGTGCCGCGCACGTGGGTCTGAAAATGGGCGCACAGGGCGTCTGGTCGACCTATAACAAGTTCGGCTTCGGCGAGACCAGCGGCACCGGTTTTCCCGGTGAGCGCTACGGCGTGCTCAAGGATTTCTACCAGTGGAATGACGTGGAGACGGCTACCGCCTCCTACGGCTATGGCCTGGCGGTGACCGCCTTTCAGCTGATCCGCGCGTATGGCGCGATTGCCGACGACGGCGTCTTGCGCAGCCTGCGCTTGATCGAAGGCGAAGGCGCGAGCATGCATACGCCGCCCCAGCAGGTCATCAAGCCCGAGACAGCCCGTACCATGCGGCATCTGCTCGAGGGCGTGGTCACCCCGGCCGGAACGGCCACGCGCGCGGCGATTCCGGGCTATCGCGTCGCCGGCAAGACCGGTACCGCTCGCAAGGCTGGCGGTGGCGGCTACAAGAACGATCGCCACCAGGCGCTGTTCGTCGGCATGGCGCCCGCCGAGGACCCGGCCCTGGTCACGCTGGTCATGCTCGACGAGCCCAAGAAAGACGCCTATTACGGCGGGGCCGTCGCAGCCCCCGTATTCGCTGCGGTCATGCGCGATGCGCTGCGCTTGTTGCGCGTGCCGCCGGACAACCCGGCGGTACTGGCGGCAGCCGCCAACGCCTCGGACAGCGGCACATGAGCGCGCGCGAAATGACGTCACTGCTGCACGGGCTGAGCGCCGACGATATCCCGGCGCTGGATGTCACGGGCCTGGCCATGGATAGCCGTCGGGTTGTGCCCGGTGATCTTTTTCTTGCCTGTCAGGGCACGCGTGTGCACGGGCTGAATTTCGTCGATCAGGCGGTGGCCGCCGGTGCCCGGGCGATTGCCTGGGACGGGCCTGCTGCGCCGTGCGTCGATGTGCCGTGTATACATGTGCCGGATCTGGCCATCCTTGTCAGCACGATCGCCGGCCGTTTTTTCGAACAGCCTTCGGTCGGCTTGTTCGTTGCCGGCATTACCGGCACGGACGGCAAGACGTCGTGCGCGTGGCTGCTGGCCCGCGCGCTCGAGGGCTTGGGTTGTCGCTGCGGCTATATCGGTACCCTCGGGGTGGGAGCGCTCGACGCACTGACCGACGCCGGCCATACCACGCCGGACCCGATCAGCGTTCAGCGGTCACTGGCAAATTTCCGCGCCGATGGCTGCGAGGCGGTCGCGTTCGAGGTGTCGTCGCACGCGCTTGACCAGCACCGTGTTGACGGCGTCGTTTTCGATGCGGCCGTGCTGACGCAAGTCGGGCGGGATCATCTGGACTATCACGCCAGCGTCGAGGCCTATGCTCAGGCCAAGCGACGCCTGTTCTGCCTGCCGGAGCTGGCCTGTGCCGTGCTCAACGTCGACGACGAGCACGGGCGCCGCTGGTTGGCCGAATTGGACACATCGGTGGAGCCCGTCGTCTATGGACACGGCGATCTGGCCGCCATGGCCGATCGTTACGTGCGCCTGGTCGCCGTCGAGCCGCGCGCCGATGGCTTGCGAGTGGAGGTGGACACCCACGTGGGGGCCGCCCGGATCGACAGCACGCTGATCGGCGCCTTCAACGCCCACAATCTGGCCGCCGTGCTGGCGGTGCTGCTATCCCGCGGCGAGTCGCTCGCGCGCTGTGCGACGGTGCTGGCCGGTCTCGAGACCGTGCCCGGACGGATGCAGCGTATTCCCGCGCGCGAGGATCAGCCGCTGGTCGTGGTCGACTATGCCCATACGCCCGGCGCACTGGCACAGGCACTGTCCGCGGTGCGGGCACATGCCGCGGAACGCGTGCTGTGCGTGTTCGGCTGCGGTGGCGATCGCGACCGCGGCAAGCGTGCGCTCATGGGCGAAGCGGCCGTGGCCGGTGCCGAACAGGTGTGGCTGACCGACGACAACCCGCGCAGCGAATCCCCGCAGGCGATCGTGGCCGATATTCTCGCCGGTATCGAAGACCGCACCCACGTTTGTGTGAAACACGACCGGCGTGCGGCCATTCGTCAGGCGATCGACGCCGGCCGCGTCGGCGACGTGGTCCTGATTGCCGGCAAAGGTCATGAAACGACTCAGCAGATCGGCGATCGCCGGCTGCCGTTCGACGACCGTGTCGTCGCCCGCCAGGCGCTGGAGGCGGCATGAACGGTCGTCTGAGCGAACTCGCCCACCTGATCGATGCCGAACTGCACGGCCGTGACGGCGATTTTGCCGGCGCGAGTATCGATACGCGGCGGCTGCCGCGTGGTGCGTTGTTCTTTGCCCTGGCCGGAGAGCACGTCGACGGTCATGATTTCGTGGCTCGTGCTGCGAGCCTTGGGGCGGCTGCCGCGGTGGTCGATCGCCAGGTCGACTCGCCGCTGCCACAGCTGCAGGTCGTCGACGTACAGGCGGCCCTGCAGCAGGCCGGGGCAGCGGCGCGCCGTGCCTTCGCCGGCCCGGTAGTGGCCGTGACCGGTTCCAACGGCAAGACTACGGTCAAGCAGATGCTGGCCGCGATCCTCGCCGAAGCGGGGCCAGTGCTGGCCACCGAAGGCAATCTCAACAATCACCTGGGCGTGCCATTGACGTTGCTGCGCCTGAACGCGGGTGTGGCCCGCGCGGTCGTCGAAATGGGCGCATCCCATGCCGGCGAAATCGCCATGTTGTGCGAACTGGCCCAGCCGGACGTCGCGGTCGTTACCAATGCCGGATCGGCTCATCTGGAAGGCTTCGGCAGTTACGAAGGCGTGGCCCGCGCCAAGGGCGAGATCTTCGCCGGGCTGAGCGCCGAGGGCACCGCGGTGATCAACGCCGACGATGACTATGCCGGGCTGTGGCACGAACTGGCTGGCCATCGGTCGCAGCTATGTTTTTCGCGCAGTGGCGGCGCCGGCGTCGATGTCTACGCCAGCCACGAATCGCTGACCGGCCAGGGCAGCCGCTTTACTCTGCATACGCCCACCGGCGCGGCCGATGTCGATCTGGCGCTGGCCGGTGCGCATAACATCAACAACGCACTCGCGGCCGCGGCGGCGGCGAGCGCGCTCAATCTGGACGCCGATCTGATCGCGCGCGGGCTGGCCGGGATGCAGGCCGTGGGCGGCCGTCTGGCGATCACTGCGGCGTGCCACGGCGCACGGCTGGTCGATGACAGCTACAACGCCAACCCGGGTTCTCTAAAAGCTGCCTTCGAGTGGTTGTCGTACCAGCCGGCGCCGCGCTGGGCGGTGTTGGGCGATATGGGTGAGCTGGGCGACTACGCCGAGTCGGCCCATGACCAGGCCGGTCGCGCCGCGCGTGCCGCGGGCGTCGAGCGGCTGTGGGCTGTCGGCCCAATGAGTCAGCGTACGGTCGAAGCGTTCGGCAACGGCGCCCAGTGGTTCGCCGATCATGCCTCGCTGATCGATGCGTTACTCGAGGCTCTGGCGGCGGCCGATCGGGCGGTGACAGTGCTTGTGAAAGGCTCGCGCTCGGCACGCATGGATCGCGTGGCCGACGCACTGCGCGTGGTCGACAGCGCGAAGGCGGGTGTGTCGTGCTGATGTATCTGGCGGACTGGCTCGAACCGCTGCACAGCGGTTTTCGCGTGTTTCAGTTCATCACGCTGCGCGCCATTCTGGGCGTGCTGACGGCGATGATCTTCTCGTTCGTGTTCGGTCCGTGGATGATTCGCAAACTGACGTTCCATCAGATCGGCCAGCACGTTCGCGACGATGGTCCGCAGAGTCATTTGGTCAAGGCCGGCACGCCGACCATGGGCGGCGCGCTCATTCTGGCTTCGGTGATCGTGTCGACGCTGCTGTGGGCGGACATCGCCAATCGCTGGGTATGGCTGGCCGTGCTGGTGACCGCGGCGTTCGGCACGATCGGTTTCATCGACGATTACCGAAAGCTCAAGTTCGGCAACAGCAAGGGGCTGTCGGCCCGGGCCAAATACAGCGCCCAGACGTTCGTCGGCCTGGCTGCGGGGCTGTGGCTATACCTGGGCGCACACAGCGCGGCCGAAACCAGCGTGCTCATTCCCATGCTCAAGGATGTCGCGGTGCCGCTGGGCGCGGGCTACATGGTCTGGAGCTATCTGGTGATCGTGGGCACCAGCAATGCGGTCAATCTGACCGACGGGCTGGACGGACTGGCGATCATGCCTTGCGTGCTCGTGGCCTCGGCGCTGGCGATATTCGCCTACGTGACCGGTAACGTCGAGTTCGCCGATTACCTGGGCTTTTCGTATATCAAGGGGGTCGGTGAGCTGTCGATCTTCTGTACCGCGATCGGCGGGGCGGGGCTGGGTTTTCTCTGGTTCAACGCCTACCCGGCCCAGGTCTTCATGGGCGATGTTGGCGCGTTGGCACTGGGTGCCGCACTTGGCGTCGTGGCCGTGGCCGTGCGACAGGAGCTGGTGCTGGTGGTCATGGGCGGGATATTCGTGGCCGAGACGGTATCGGTGATCCTGCAGGTGGCCACTTTCAAGATGACCGGCAAGCGGATGTTCCGCATGGCCCCGCTGCATCATCATTTCGAACTCAAAGGCTGGGCCGAACCGAAGATCATCGTGCGATTCTGGATCGTCACGCTGGTGCTGGTGCTCATTGGCCTGTCGACGTTGAAGATCCGATGAGCGCGGCCAAACCCACATTCCGCGAACAGCTGGCCGGCGCCAGTGTGCTGGTGGTCGGTTGCGGCGTATCCGGCGTTTCGGCGGCGCGTTTTGCCTGCGAGTGCGGCGCCCGTGTCCGCGTGATCGATACCCGGGACGAGCCGCCCGGCGCGGCCGCCCTCACTGCCGTGTGTCCCCAGGCCAGTCTGATCGTGGGCGAGTTCCAGGCTGCGGTGCTCGACGGCATCGACCACATCGTGGTGTCGCCCGGCGTGGATCTGCGCGAGCCGTTGATCGCCGACGCGCGAGGCCGCGGGCTGTCGATCGTGGGCGATGTGGAATGGTTTGCCCGCGTGGTGGATGCACCGGTCATCGCGATCACCGGGTCCAACGGCAAGTCCACGGTGACGGCTTGGGTGGGCGAGCTGCTCGGCGCGGCCGGACTCAATACCGCCGTCGGCGGCAATTTCGGCACACCCGCGCTGGATCTGCTGGCCGAGGGCATCGATTGCTATGTTCTGGAACTGTCGAGTTTCCAGTTGGAACTCGTCGAGCGACTGGATCTGCAGGCGGCCGTTGTGCTGAACCTGAGCCCGGATCATATCGATCGGCACGGTGATATGGACCGCTATGCCAAGCTCAAGGCGCGTATCTACGCTCACGCCCGAATCGCGCTGGTCAACGCCGACGACGCCCGGGTCGTCGCGATGCCCACACATGACGCCGAGGTGCGCCGTTTCGGCACCGCGGCCGATGTGGACTACCGTCTGCTCGACAGCGCGCGCGGGACCGCACTGGCCCGCGGCGAACAGCCATGGCTGAGCTGTGATGCGTTGCGCCTGGCCGGCCGTCACAACTATTTCAATGCGCTGGCGGTCTGGGGTCTGGCCGATGCGCTGGGCGTG
It includes:
- the rsmI gene encoding 16S rRNA (cytidine(1402)-2'-O)-methyltransferase, which encodes MSVFTAARPSATLWIVATPIGNLEDIAPRAVRVLRQAAVIAAEDTRHSARLTRPLGIDTPMLSLHEHNEQARTEQLLARLADGDDVALISDAGTPLISDPGFVLVRAVRRAGFPIQSVPGPCAAIAALSIAGLPSDRFVFEGFLPAKATPRAARLAELAAETRTLVFYESSHRIGKCVADMARVFGAERQITLCRELTKLHEQSVSLSAEAIGEWLLADDNHRRGEFVLVVAGAPVRQETTPSLDVDALLAELLAITGTRPAAKIVARLTGMPRNEAYARALEMASH
- the mraZ gene encoding division/cell wall cluster transcriptional repressor MraZ; its protein translation is MFKGSHPVTIDAKGRIAIPASYRQSLIDDCAGRLVITRHWDGCLLIYPATEFQSFESQLLAKGSLNPKVRDIQRFFIGNARDVDMDRQGRMLLPSNLRAAAHLESKAVLSGIGNLFELWDESQFNDRAADTAAALADDAANGDLPDVLMDISL
- the rsmH gene encoding 16S rRNA (cytosine(1402)-N(4))-methyltransferase RsmH, with protein sequence MPQAEHQPVLLDAALAALAPRPDGLYVDATFGRGGHTRALLGAVGARARVIAFDQDPDAAAHGEALAAADSRFTFVRASFAELGERLGALGLAGHVDGLLFDLGVSSPQFDVAGRGFSFRHAGPLDMRMNPDAGEPLANWLNRASHGEIASVIKRYGEEPFAGRIAGAIVDARDTAPITDTVTLAELVRGAIPARVAAGKRVHPATRTFQALRMHINDELGALDAALEASLDALAPGGRLAVISFHSLEDRRVKRFMRHQARPPAPPVPMAAAPAPALTLVGRALRADAAETRTNPRARSAIMRVAERTSAERVGS
- the ftsL gene encoding cell division protein FtsL, whose translation is MTRQVVVMLGLLMAILVSAVAVVQAKHKTRELAHQLQVERVERDKLATEWAQLQLEESAWANPDRVAQVARRKYDMIQPKSYVVLESDSAEPAR
- a CDS encoding penicillin-binding protein 2, giving the protein MSRRETKPRIAPPARWRGHAVLLVFAVFAVVLAGRAFDLQVLDQAFLTHEGDKRHLRTVSVPAGRGAIKDRNGEPLALSAPTESVWAVPGAVLEAPGKLAPLAASLNMSTADLRARLQEYKSRQFLYLRRQLSPADARRVTAVDAPGIFLQREYKRYYPAGEAAAQIVGLTNIDGRGQEGLELDRDAYLHGEPGSRRVVKDRVGRVVEDLAEFTPPQAGHDLKLTIDSRMQYLAYRHIKSAVIKNDAKGGLVVMLDPKTGELRAVASYPSFNPNDRDSIDPAGVRARAATDVMEPGSTVKPILLSQALDSGLYNTHDVIHTKGWFMVGRLTVRDFRNYGDVDFAKILQKSSNVGAAHVGLKMGAQGVWSTYNKFGFGETSGTGFPGERYGVLKDFYQWNDVETATASYGYGLAVTAFQLIRAYGAIADDGVLRSLRLIEGEGASMHTPPQQVIKPETARTMRHLLEGVVTPAGTATRAAIPGYRVAGKTGTARKAGGGGYKNDRHQALFVGMAPAEDPALVTLVMLDEPKKDAYYGGAVAAPVFAAVMRDALRLLRVPPDNPAVLAAAANASDSGT
- a CDS encoding UDP-N-acetylmuramoyl-L-alanyl-D-glutamate--2,6-diaminopimelate ligase, with translation MSAREMTSLLHGLSADDIPALDVTGLAMDSRRVVPGDLFLACQGTRVHGLNFVDQAVAAGARAIAWDGPAAPCVDVPCIHVPDLAILVSTIAGRFFEQPSVGLFVAGITGTDGKTSCAWLLARALEGLGCRCGYIGTLGVGALDALTDAGHTTPDPISVQRSLANFRADGCEAVAFEVSSHALDQHRVDGVVFDAAVLTQVGRDHLDYHASVEAYAQAKRRLFCLPELACAVLNVDDEHGRRWLAELDTSVEPVVYGHGDLAAMADRYVRLVAVEPRADGLRVEVDTHVGAARIDSTLIGAFNAHNLAAVLAVLLSRGESLARCATVLAGLETVPGRMQRIPAREDQPLVVVDYAHTPGALAQALSAVRAHAAERVLCVFGCGGDRDRGKRALMGEAAVAGAEQVWLTDDNPRSESPQAIVADILAGIEDRTHVCVKHDRRAAIRQAIDAGRVGDVVLIAGKGHETTQQIGDRRLPFDDRVVARQALEAA
- the murF gene encoding UDP-N-acetylmuramoyl-tripeptide--D-alanyl-D-alanine ligase, which gives rise to MNGRLSELAHLIDAELHGRDGDFAGASIDTRRLPRGALFFALAGEHVDGHDFVARAASLGAAAAVVDRQVDSPLPQLQVVDVQAALQQAGAAARRAFAGPVVAVTGSNGKTTVKQMLAAILAEAGPVLATEGNLNNHLGVPLTLLRLNAGVARAVVEMGASHAGEIAMLCELAQPDVAVVTNAGSAHLEGFGSYEGVARAKGEIFAGLSAEGTAVINADDDYAGLWHELAGHRSQLCFSRSGGAGVDVYASHESLTGQGSRFTLHTPTGAADVDLALAGAHNINNALAAAAAASALNLDADLIARGLAGMQAVGGRLAITAACHGARLVDDSYNANPGSLKAAFEWLSYQPAPRWAVLGDMGELGDYAESAHDQAGRAARAAGVERLWAVGPMSQRTVEAFGNGAQWFADHASLIDALLEALAAADRAVTVLVKGSRSARMDRVADALRVVDSAKAGVSC
- the mraY gene encoding phospho-N-acetylmuramoyl-pentapeptide-transferase → MLMYLADWLEPLHSGFRVFQFITLRAILGVLTAMIFSFVFGPWMIRKLTFHQIGQHVRDDGPQSHLVKAGTPTMGGALILASVIVSTLLWADIANRWVWLAVLVTAAFGTIGFIDDYRKLKFGNSKGLSARAKYSAQTFVGLAAGLWLYLGAHSAAETSVLIPMLKDVAVPLGAGYMVWSYLVIVGTSNAVNLTDGLDGLAIMPCVLVASALAIFAYVTGNVEFADYLGFSYIKGVGELSIFCTAIGGAGLGFLWFNAYPAQVFMGDVGALALGAALGVVAVAVRQELVLVVMGGIFVAETVSVILQVATFKMTGKRMFRMAPLHHHFELKGWAEPKIIVRFWIVTLVLVLIGLSTLKIR
- the murD gene encoding UDP-N-acetylmuramoyl-L-alanine--D-glutamate ligase; translated protein: MSAAKPTFREQLAGASVLVVGCGVSGVSAARFACECGARVRVIDTRDEPPGAAALTAVCPQASLIVGEFQAAVLDGIDHIVVSPGVDLREPLIADARGRGLSIVGDVEWFARVVDAPVIAITGSNGKSTVTAWVGELLGAAGLNTAVGGNFGTPALDLLAEGIDCYVLELSSFQLELVERLDLQAAVVLNLSPDHIDRHGDMDRYAKLKARIYAHARIALVNADDARVVAMPTHDAEVRRFGTAADVDYRLLDSARGTALARGEQPWLSCDALRLAGRHNYFNALAVWGLADALGVDEAAIGHGLRAFGGLPHRCQTVADWHGVRWINDSKGTNLGALLASLAGMTAPVILLAGGQAKGADFTPLGPVAADKARAVIVFGVDAELIASAVADHVEVHRVTTLREAVAAAAAMAQPGDTVLLSPGCASLDQFDNYAARGDAFVAAVQELAA